Proteins co-encoded in one Streptomyces sp. JH34 genomic window:
- a CDS encoding SRPBCC family protein, which yields MARTDKDEPESGIDRLRGEFTNFLGAQTDKLAQKAGDKLTGLTGQLTGIAENGGTLPSVASRVMQGESPVKAFVSEKAGNVKDKVMDKAKDAFGGGKGKSQSGGGKSMNIIEVLDVGVPLRDAYDYWTRYDKFGSFAKGVQSVSMDEEMSSDWKVKIGPSSRGFKATVQEQVPDDRIVWTSEGAKGSTRGCVSFHELAPSLTRIVLVIEYYPSGFFEKTGNLWRVQGRRMRLDFKLFQRFVTLTDEEPEGWRGEIRDGEVVTTHEEAMEKEEAESEESEDADSEYEDEAEPEEEEEEEGEPEEEEEEEEPEEEEEEEEEPEEEEEEPEEEDEEEEEEEEEEEEEEPEEEEDAPRKRRGRRASR from the coding sequence ATGGCCAGGACGGACAAGGACGAACCCGAGTCGGGCATCGACCGCCTTCGCGGGGAGTTCACCAACTTTCTGGGTGCCCAGACGGACAAACTCGCCCAGAAGGCCGGGGACAAGCTGACCGGTCTCACGGGTCAGCTGACCGGCATCGCGGAGAACGGTGGGACGTTGCCTTCGGTTGCGTCCCGCGTCATGCAGGGCGAATCCCCGGTGAAGGCCTTCGTCTCGGAGAAGGCCGGGAACGTCAAGGACAAAGTCATGGACAAAGCAAAGGACGCGTTCGGGGGCGGTAAGGGCAAGAGCCAGTCCGGCGGTGGCAAGTCCATGAACATCATCGAGGTCCTCGATGTGGGAGTGCCTCTGCGCGATGCGTACGACTACTGGACGCGGTACGACAAGTTCGGCAGCTTCGCGAAGGGCGTCCAGAGCGTCTCGATGGACGAGGAGATGTCGAGCGACTGGAAGGTCAAGATCGGACCGTCCTCGCGCGGCTTCAAGGCGACGGTTCAGGAGCAGGTACCCGACGACCGCATCGTGTGGACCTCCGAGGGTGCCAAGGGCTCCACACGGGGTTGCGTCAGCTTCCACGAACTGGCGCCGAGCCTGACCCGGATCGTCCTGGTCATCGAGTACTACCCCTCCGGATTCTTCGAGAAGACGGGAAACCTGTGGCGTGTGCAGGGCCGTCGTATGCGACTCGACTTCAAACTCTTCCAGCGGTTCGTCACGCTCACCGATGAGGAGCCCGAGGGCTGGCGCGGTGAAATCCGCGACGGTGAGGTCGTGACGACGCACGAAGAGGCAATGGAGAAGGAGGAGGCCGAGAGCGAGGAGTCCGAGGACGCCGACTCCGAATACGAGGACGAAGCGGAGCCGGAAGAGGAAGAAGAGGAAGAGGGCGAACCCGAGGAGGAGGAAGAGGAGGAAGAGCCCGAAGAGGAAGAGGAAGAGGAGGAAGAGCCCGAAGAGGAAGAGGAAGAGCCCGAAGAGGAGGACGAGGAAGAGGAAGAGGAAGAGGAAGAGGAAGAGGAAGAGGAACCCGAGGAAGAGGAAGACGCTCCCAGGAAGCGACGGGGACGAAGGGCGTCAAGGTGA
- a CDS encoding histone H1-like repetitive region-containing protein, which yields MEDQTKVTLAAAVVGGYVLGRTKKGRLALSIATYLAGRRFGLEPRQIAAEGVRRLSEMPQFAELQDQLKGEFLDSGRKALTAAADRGMNSLADALSDRTSRLGAPDEEEEEDEDYEGEYDEDEPEYEDEEDEEPEEDEEEYEDEEPEEGEEPEEGEEPEEDDEGEEEPEEAEEPRPSPRRSRPSGGEAGRGADKKAAGKQPAAKKTAAKKTAAKRAPEKKAAEKPAAKKTAAKAAKKSAPAKKTAAKKSATAKKTAAKKSAPAKKTPAKKTAPAKKAAARKAPAKKSAAGKTTSAKKTTSSKRTASKRGERRR from the coding sequence ATGGAAGATCAGACGAAGGTGACGCTCGCAGCAGCCGTGGTGGGCGGATACGTACTGGGGCGCACGAAGAAGGGCCGTCTCGCGCTCTCCATCGCGACCTATCTGGCGGGCAGACGGTTCGGGCTGGAGCCGCGACAGATCGCCGCCGAAGGTGTGCGCAGGCTGAGCGAGATGCCGCAGTTCGCGGAACTCCAGGACCAGTTGAAGGGCGAGTTCCTCGACTCCGGCAGGAAGGCGCTGACGGCCGCCGCGGACCGGGGCATGAACTCGCTGGCCGACGCGCTCAGCGACCGGACGTCCCGGCTCGGTGCGCCCGACGAAGAAGAAGAGGAGGACGAGGACTACGAGGGCGAGTACGACGAGGACGAGCCCGAGTACGAGGACGAGGAGGACGAGGAACCGGAGGAGGACGAGGAGGAGTACGAGGACGAAGAACCCGAAGAGGGCGAAGAACCCGAAGAGGGCGAAGAACCCGAAGAGGATGACGAGGGCGAGGAAGAGCCGGAGGAGGCGGAGGAGCCCCGGCCGAGTCCTCGTCGGAGCAGGCCCTCCGGCGGGGAGGCAGGGCGCGGGGCAGACAAGAAGGCCGCCGGGAAGCAGCCGGCAGCGAAGAAGACCGCCGCCAAGAAGACCGCTGCCAAGAGGGCACCTGAGAAGAAGGCCGCTGAGAAGCCGGCAGCGAAGAAGACGGCAGCCAAGGCAGCCAAGAAGTCGGCACCGGCGAAGAAGACGGCAGCGAAGAAGTCGGCGACGGCGAAGAAGACGGCAGCCAAGAAATCGGCACCGGCCAAGAAGACGCCGGCCAAGAAGACGGCGCCGGCGAAGAAAGCCGCAGCCCGGAAGGCGCCTGCCAAGAAGTCAGCGGCCGGCAAAACCACTTCGGCCAAGAAGACGACGTCATCGAAGCGAACCGCGTCCAAGCGCGGCGAACGGCGGAGGTAG
- a CDS encoding gas vesicle protein GvpG yields MGLLSGLLLLPLAPVRGVIWVAEKVDDVADRELHDPSVIRAQLAELNQELEDGIVSLEEFEREEEELLDRLHAGRVRPTPNHRR; encoded by the coding sequence ATGGGACTGCTCTCCGGTCTGCTCCTGCTGCCACTCGCACCGGTCCGCGGCGTCATCTGGGTCGCGGAGAAGGTGGACGACGTCGCCGACCGGGAACTCCACGACCCGAGCGTGATCCGGGCCCAGCTCGCCGAGCTGAACCAGGAGCTCGAGGACGGCATCGTCAGCCTGGAGGAGTTCGAACGGGAAGAGGAGGAGTTGCTCGACCGGCTCCATGCCGGACGGGTCCGCCCCACGCCGAATCATCGAAGGTGA
- a CDS encoding GvpL/GvpF family gas vesicle protein has protein sequence MTENGVYVYAIIPAGAVLPAEAVGVGNPPAALRLVDEGRVTAVVSDAPPQLRARRRDLMAHQEVLLRLAEAGPVLPMRFGAIAPDERSVRAQLAGSQAEHLATLSHLDGGVEINLKALPAQDALAAVVAQENNVRRLREAVRRRPGYEANVRLGEAISTALSRRAAEAGKKVLHKLTPLARETAAGPEVHGCALNVSFLVDRSESDTFRDTVQRFADTHRDHVELRLAGPLPCYSFVSSRPLRAQAAGG, from the coding sequence GTGACCGAGAACGGCGTGTACGTCTACGCGATCATCCCGGCGGGAGCGGTGCTACCGGCCGAGGCGGTGGGGGTGGGCAACCCGCCTGCCGCCCTGCGACTGGTGGACGAGGGACGGGTCACCGCAGTGGTGAGCGACGCGCCTCCGCAACTGCGTGCCAGAAGGCGCGACCTGATGGCACACCAGGAAGTGCTCCTGCGCCTCGCGGAGGCGGGACCCGTCCTGCCCATGCGCTTCGGGGCGATCGCACCGGACGAGCGGTCGGTCCGGGCCCAGCTTGCCGGATCGCAGGCGGAGCACCTCGCCACGCTGAGTCATCTGGACGGCGGCGTCGAGATCAACCTCAAGGCGCTCCCCGCCCAGGACGCGCTCGCGGCCGTGGTCGCCCAGGAGAACAACGTGCGACGGCTGCGCGAAGCGGTCCGCAGGCGCCCCGGCTACGAGGCGAACGTCAGGCTCGGCGAGGCGATTTCCACCGCACTGTCCCGCCGTGCGGCCGAGGCGGGGAAGAAGGTCCTCCACAAGCTCACCCCCCTGGCCCGTGAGACGGCTGCCGGCCCCGAGGTCCATGGTTGCGCGCTCAACGTGTCGTTCCTCGTCGACCGGAGCGAGAGCGACACCTTCCGGGACACGGTGCAGCGGTTCGCCGACACGCATCGCGACCACGTCGAACTCAGGCTGGCGGGGCCTCTGCCCTGCTACAGCTTCGTCTCCTCCCGTCCTCTGCGGGCTCAGGCCGCGGGGGGCTGA
- the gvpJ gene encoding gas vesicle protein GvpJ gives MTTSMYADEVAPCPPRAGTLYDVLELILDRGMVIDVFVRVSLVGIEILKIDARIVVASVDTYLRFAEACNRLDLERDSGSTTIPELLGGRAAKSIGKRKVRKAAESVGDSVRKAVGGGDGDDDQDEQPRKRRAPARDGASRRRRVEA, from the coding sequence ATGACCACGAGCATGTACGCCGACGAAGTCGCCCCCTGCCCGCCGAGGGCCGGGACGCTCTACGACGTTCTGGAACTCATCCTTGACCGCGGCATGGTCATCGACGTGTTCGTCCGGGTGTCACTCGTCGGGATCGAGATCCTCAAGATAGACGCGCGCATCGTCGTCGCGAGTGTGGACACCTATCTGCGCTTCGCCGAGGCGTGCAACCGCCTCGACCTGGAACGTGACTCGGGCAGTACCACCATTCCCGAACTGCTGGGCGGGCGTGCGGCCAAGTCGATCGGCAAGCGCAAGGTGCGAAAGGCGGCGGAGTCCGTCGGTGACAGCGTTCGCAAGGCGGTGGGGGGCGGCGACGGGGACGACGACCAGGACGAGCAGCCGAGGAAGCGCCGGGCACCCGCACGAGACGGGGCGAGCCGACGCCGACGCGTGGAGGCATGA
- a CDS encoding gas vesicle protein yields MAENKTSRSGHTANRAAKKTAKKAAPRPSTGHGPEHAAHAACESLERLICHSAEGVSAVRRKDDGWCVVVDVLEVPRIPDTTSLLASYEVQIDERGELMEYSRVRRYRRGSADE; encoded by the coding sequence ATGGCAGAGAACAAAACCTCCCGATCCGGGCACACCGCGAACAGGGCAGCGAAGAAGACAGCGAAGAAGGCGGCCCCCCGGCCCTCGACCGGACACGGTCCCGAGCACGCTGCCCATGCCGCCTGCGAGAGCCTGGAAAGGCTGATCTGCCACTCCGCGGAGGGGGTGTCCGCCGTGAGGCGGAAGGACGACGGATGGTGCGTCGTCGTCGACGTGCTCGAAGTCCCCCGCATCCCGGACACCACGAGCCTGCTTGCCTCCTACGAGGTGCAGATCGACGAGCGCGGCGAACTCATGGAGTACAGCAGGGTCCGCCGCTACAGGCGTGGCTCCGCCGACGAATGA
- a CDS encoding PHP domain-containing protein, producing MDPADALRRIAFLLERSQAATYRVRAFRTAAEAIGSLDGEEIADRVAGGSLESMRGIGPKTAKVIREAVEGATPGYLEALEEEATTPLATGGEDLLAALRGDCHMHSDWSDGGSPIAEMGRTAKELGHEWAVLTDHSPRLTVANGLSTERLLDQLSVVAELNERWAPFRLLTGIECDIMADGSLDQDPEVLGRLDVVVVSVHSKLRMDAAAMTERLLAAVGNPHADVLGHCTGRLLGTRTRPQSRFDADRVFTACAEAGTAVEINCRPERLDPPRALLRQAVAAGALLSIDTDAHAPGQLDWQPYGCARAEECEVPVDRVVTSWTAERLLDWTGGKAQA from the coding sequence ATGGATCCGGCAGACGCCCTCCGGCGGATCGCGTTCCTCCTGGAGCGATCCCAGGCGGCCACGTACCGGGTCAGGGCGTTCCGTACCGCGGCGGAAGCGATCGGTTCCCTGGACGGTGAGGAGATCGCCGACCGGGTGGCGGGTGGTTCGCTGGAGTCGATGCGCGGCATCGGACCGAAGACGGCCAAGGTCATCCGTGAGGCCGTGGAGGGCGCGACGCCCGGATATCTCGAAGCGCTGGAGGAAGAGGCGACGACGCCCCTGGCCACGGGCGGTGAGGACCTCCTCGCCGCCCTGCGGGGCGACTGCCACATGCACTCGGACTGGTCCGACGGGGGCAGCCCGATCGCGGAGATGGGCCGGACGGCGAAGGAACTGGGACACGAATGGGCGGTGCTCACCGACCACTCCCCCAGGCTGACCGTGGCCAACGGCCTCTCGACCGAGCGTCTCCTCGACCAGCTGTCCGTCGTGGCCGAACTGAACGAGCGGTGGGCGCCCTTCCGCCTGCTCACCGGGATCGAGTGCGACATCATGGCCGACGGCTCGCTCGACCAGGACCCCGAAGTGCTGGGCCGGCTGGATGTGGTGGTGGTCTCCGTCCATTCGAAACTGCGCATGGACGCCGCCGCGATGACCGAGCGCCTGCTGGCCGCCGTAGGCAATCCGCACGCGGACGTCCTGGGGCACTGCACGGGAAGGCTCCTCGGCACAAGGACGAGGCCGCAGTCGCGGTTCGACGCCGACCGGGTCTTCACGGCGTGCGCGGAGGCGGGAACGGCCGTGGAGATCAACTGCCGTCCCGAGCGGCTCGATCCGCCGCGCGCCCTGCTCCGGCAGGCGGTCGCCGCGGGCGCCCTCCTGTCGATCGACACCGACGCGCACGCGCCGGGGCAGCTGGACTGGCAGCCCTACGGCTGCGCGCGGGCCGAGGAGTGCGAGGTGCCGGTGGACCGTGTCGTCACCTCGTGGACCGCGGAACGCCTCCTGGACTGGACGGGCGGGAAGGCGCAGGCGTAG
- a CDS encoding iron-containing redox enzyme family protein: MSRQRTGPRLPRARGELSAGVIAFLQDGGALPDPGAARAADPYGDDLQLALYVCYELHYRGFAGVRPELEWDPPLLTVRGALEDRFLTALRHDVTVTGGLDDVLEDLLVEPVRGSGVSWFLQDRGELRHLRDYAIQRSLYHLKEADPHAWVLPRLSGRAKAGMAAIEYDEFGAGRADRVHARLYAGLMADLGLDTAYGHYLDRGCAPMLALVNVMSLFGLHRRLRGALVGHFAAVEITSSPGSRRLARAMKRTGAGPAAEFFYTEHVEADAVHEQVVRRDVIGGLLDDEPAMADDIAFGITATSYLEDRLGDRLLADWRV, translated from the coding sequence ATGTCACGTCAGCGCACCGGCCCACGTCTCCCGCGAGCACGCGGGGAACTCTCGGCAGGAGTGATCGCCTTCCTGCAGGACGGCGGGGCTCTGCCCGATCCCGGCGCCGCCCGGGCCGCCGACCCCTACGGCGACGACCTGCAACTCGCCCTGTACGTCTGTTACGAACTGCACTACCGCGGTTTCGCCGGCGTACGCCCCGAACTCGAGTGGGACCCTCCCCTGCTCACGGTCCGCGGCGCGCTCGAGGACCGCTTCCTGACGGCTCTGCGGCACGACGTCACCGTGACCGGCGGCCTGGACGACGTCCTGGAGGATCTCCTCGTGGAGCCGGTCCGCGGCTCCGGTGTCTCCTGGTTCCTCCAGGACCGGGGCGAGCTGCGGCACCTGCGGGACTACGCCATCCAGCGTTCGCTGTACCACCTCAAGGAGGCCGACCCCCATGCCTGGGTGCTGCCGCGGCTCAGCGGGCGCGCCAAGGCCGGTATGGCGGCGATCGAGTACGACGAGTTCGGCGCCGGCCGCGCGGACCGCGTCCATGCGCGGCTGTACGCGGGTCTGATGGCCGATCTGGGCCTGGACACCGCCTACGGCCACTATCTGGACCGGGGCTGCGCCCCCATGCTGGCGCTGGTGAACGTGATGTCGCTGTTCGGGCTCCATCGCCGGTTGCGCGGAGCGCTGGTGGGTCACTTCGCCGCCGTCGAGATCACCTCCTCCCCCGGTTCGCGGCGCCTCGCCCGCGCGATGAAGCGCACCGGTGCGGGCCCCGCCGCCGAGTTCTTCTACACCGAGCACGTCGAGGCCGACGCGGTGCACGAACAGGTCGTGCGCCGTGACGTGATCGGTGGTCTGCTCGACGACGAACCCGCGATGGCGGACGACATCGCGTTCGGCATCACCGCCACCTCGTACCTCGAGGACCGGCTCGGAGATCGGCTGCTGGCGGACTGGAGGGTGTGA
- a CDS encoding HemK2/MTQ2 family protein methyltransferase has product MSADLARATRTGLPLMKLPGVYAPQHDTRLLVAALDREGITPGIEVLDVGTGSGALALHAARLGARVTAVDIARRAVATARLNALLHRRRITVQRSDLLSALPGRSYDLVVCNPPYVPSPLDRLPGHGAARAWDAGCDGRAILDRVCETAPAALRPGGRLLIVHSGLCDSDVTVRRLTDAGLRARVSDRALVPLGPVLRSRLRWLRDTGLVGAGDLAEELVVIRAEQL; this is encoded by the coding sequence ATGTCCGCAGATCTGGCCCGGGCCACCCGTACCGGCCTTCCGCTCATGAAACTGCCGGGCGTGTACGCGCCCCAGCACGACACCCGCCTGCTCGTGGCCGCGCTGGACCGGGAGGGGATCACCCCCGGCATCGAGGTCCTGGACGTGGGCACGGGCAGTGGCGCCCTGGCTCTGCACGCGGCGCGGCTGGGGGCGCGGGTGACGGCCGTGGACATCGCGCGCCGTGCTGTGGCGACCGCCCGGCTGAACGCGTTGCTGCACCGGCGGCGTATCACCGTGCAGCGCAGTGATCTTCTGTCGGCACTGCCCGGCCGGTCCTACGACCTGGTGGTCTGCAATCCGCCGTACGTGCCGTCACCCCTGGACCGGCTTCCCGGGCACGGGGCCGCCCGGGCCTGGGACGCCGGGTGCGACGGCCGCGCGATCCTCGACCGGGTCTGCGAGACGGCCCCGGCCGCGCTGCGCCCAGGAGGCCGTCTCCTCATCGTCCACTCCGGCCTGTGCGACAGCGACGTCACGGTGCGGCGTCTCACCGACGCCGGGCTGCGGGCCCGTGTCAGTGACCGCGCCCTCGTACCCCTCGGGCCCGTGCTGCGCTCCAGACTTCGCTGGCTGCGGGACACGGGGCTGGTGGGTGCGGGCGACCTGGCGGAGGAACTGGTGGTCATCCGTGCAGAACAACTCTGA
- a CDS encoding CDGSH iron-sulfur domain-containing protein: MEVTCADGTVAVSDRFVVALCMCRRSRMYPWCDTSHRRRPGPGEKSRRTPD; this comes from the coding sequence GTGGAGGTCACGTGCGCGGACGGCACCGTGGCCGTCTCCGACCGGTTCGTCGTGGCCCTGTGCATGTGCCGGCGGAGCCGGATGTACCCGTGGTGCGACACCAGTCACCGGCGCCGTCCGGGACCCGGCGAGAAGTCCCGCCGGACCCCGGACTGA
- a CDS encoding aromatic acid exporter family protein: MPAVSAPEPLVKLVQRTTEPAAAQTLRSTAAAVIAFAVAQSVLPDPHPAPLTAPLTALLVVQVTLYATLTTGIRRVNAVVVGVLIASGFSSLVGLSWWTLGLTIFTSLLIGRVVRVNEFVPEVAISAMLVLGVAQVADTAWERVLETLIGAGVGLLFNLLLAPPVWVESAGVSIGGLGERMGRMFRALGEEIGGTHPVREAAARLHEARRLDHDIVEVDASLRQAEESLMLNPRVKEGLLHRVVLRTGLDTLEICAVVLRVLTRTLTDLAKARTEEALFPEDVATDLRELFGHMSDAIEGFALMITTPMARSGEEAEERLADALVRSRRTRDRVADLLLEDVQEHPRQWQLHGALLAEVDRILDELDIDKRTERLVEELDRRSAEAHDRHPRLRAMSRRLRGATPTRLRSGE; this comes from the coding sequence ATGCCTGCAGTCTCCGCGCCCGAGCCCCTCGTCAAACTCGTCCAGCGCACCACCGAGCCCGCCGCGGCCCAGACGCTGAGATCGACCGCGGCGGCCGTCATCGCGTTCGCGGTGGCCCAGTCTGTCCTGCCCGATCCGCATCCGGCGCCCCTCACCGCCCCCCTCACCGCCCTCCTCGTGGTGCAGGTGACGCTCTACGCCACGCTCACCACCGGGATCCGGCGTGTGAACGCCGTCGTGGTCGGGGTGCTGATCGCCAGCGGATTCAGCTCCCTGGTGGGGCTGAGCTGGTGGACCCTGGGGCTGACCATCTTCACCTCGCTCCTGATCGGGCGGGTGGTGCGGGTCAACGAGTTCGTGCCCGAAGTGGCCATCAGCGCGATGCTCGTCCTCGGAGTCGCACAGGTCGCCGACACGGCCTGGGAGCGCGTGCTGGAGACGCTCATCGGCGCCGGGGTGGGACTGCTCTTCAACCTCCTGCTCGCACCGCCCGTCTGGGTCGAGTCGGCGGGCGTGTCGATCGGCGGCCTGGGAGAGCGGATGGGAAGGATGTTCCGCGCCCTGGGTGAGGAGATCGGCGGCACCCACCCGGTGCGGGAGGCCGCCGCACGCCTGCACGAGGCCCGTCGCCTGGACCACGACATCGTGGAGGTCGACGCGTCCCTGCGGCAGGCCGAGGAGAGCCTGATGCTCAACCCCCGCGTCAAGGAGGGGCTGCTCCACCGTGTCGTCCTGCGGACCGGACTCGACACGTTGGAGATCTGCGCCGTGGTGCTGCGCGTCCTCACCCGGACGCTGACCGACCTGGCCAAGGCGCGGACGGAGGAAGCCCTCTTCCCCGAGGACGTGGCCACCGACCTCAGGGAACTCTTCGGCCACATGTCGGACGCCATCGAGGGCTTCGCACTGATGATCACCACACCGATGGCCCGGAGCGGCGAGGAGGCGGAGGAACGCCTGGCCGACGCGCTCGTCCGCAGTCGCAGGACGCGTGACCGCGTGGCGGACCTCCTGCTCGAGGACGTCCAGGAACACCCCAGGCAGTGGCAGTTGCACGGTGCGTTGCTGGCCGAGGTCGACCGCATCCTCGACGAACTGGACATCGACAAGCGCACGGAGCGCCTGGTCGAGGAGCTGGACCGCCGCTCCGCGGAGGCGCACGATCGCCATCCGAGGCTGCGGGCGATGTCACGGCGCCTGCGCGGGGCGACGCCGACGCGGCTGAGGTCGGGCGAGTGA
- a CDS encoding DUF6480 family protein, with amino-acid sequence MTTSLTPPGETPPAEGCISEAHVERPDGGIWEHPAFWAGLVLLGSVVVAGYFIARVFGFT; translated from the coding sequence ATGACTACTTCACTCACGCCCCCCGGAGAGACGCCTCCTGCGGAAGGCTGCATAAGCGAAGCACACGTCGAGCGGCCCGACGGCGGGATCTGGGAACACCCCGCCTTCTGGGCCGGCCTGGTGCTGCTGGGCTCGGTCGTCGTCGCGGGGTACTTCATCGCCCGTGTCTTCGGATTCACATGA
- a CDS encoding endonuclease produces MSDRRTLDALLERHGTTYAAEAGIRLRDTPQPLYQLLVLSDLLSARIRAGVAVAAARALFSHGLRTPRRMADATWQERVDALGEGGYRRYDERTATQLGDGALLLLDAYGGDLRRLRRKADGDVEAIRSGLRRFPGIGPAGADIFLREVQAVWPETAPYLDEKALQGAERLGLPTVPERLTRLAKDKDPAVLAAALVRGALDKG; encoded by the coding sequence ATGAGCGATCGCCGAACCCTCGACGCCCTTCTGGAGCGTCACGGCACCACGTACGCGGCCGAGGCGGGTATCCGGCTGCGTGACACCCCGCAGCCCCTGTACCAGTTGCTCGTCCTGAGCGATCTGTTGAGCGCGCGGATCCGGGCGGGGGTCGCGGTGGCCGCCGCGCGGGCGCTGTTCTCGCACGGGCTGCGCACACCGCGCCGTATGGCCGACGCCACGTGGCAGGAGCGCGTCGACGCGCTGGGCGAGGGCGGCTACCGGAGGTACGACGAACGTACGGCAACGCAACTGGGGGACGGCGCCCTGCTTCTGCTCGACGCGTACGGCGGGGATCTCCGGCGTCTGCGCCGGAAGGCCGACGGAGATGTGGAAGCGATCCGCTCGGGGCTTCGCCGCTTCCCCGGGATCGGGCCTGCGGGCGCCGACATCTTCCTGCGCGAGGTGCAGGCGGTGTGGCCCGAGACGGCGCCCTACCTCGATGAGAAGGCTCTGCAGGGAGCGGAACGGCTCGGGCTGCCCACCGTGCCGGAACGGCTCACCCGCCTGGCGAAGGACAAGGATCCGGCTGTGCTCGCCGCTGCGCTGGTGCGAGGCGCCCTGGACAAGGGCTGA
- a CDS encoding phosphatidylinositol-specific phospholipase C/glycerophosphodiester phosphodiesterase family protein: MAHLTRRRVVTTALATAAAGAFVPAQAAAAAPAATARPRGPRPLARAHAHNDYLHTRPLHDALAHGFTSVEADVFLVDGELLVAHEAESLDPARTLVSLYLDPLLARVRANHGSVHAGHPDPLQLLIDIKTDGAATYLALDQVLHRYRHILTRSVHGRIRTGAVTPVISGDRAARAPMEAQTTRYAFYDGRPEDLGTAAPASFIPLISGNWTTSFAWQGTGPFPAAERTRLRTFVSAAHANGQRVRFWATPDIAGPPRDAVWSELVAADVDHLNTDDLAGLESFLRRR, encoded by the coding sequence ATGGCACACCTGACCCGTCGCAGAGTCGTCACCACCGCCCTCGCCACAGCGGCCGCAGGCGCGTTCGTCCCGGCCCAGGCCGCCGCCGCGGCACCGGCCGCCACCGCACGCCCGCGCGGCCCCCGTCCGCTGGCCCGGGCCCACGCGCACAACGACTACCTGCACACACGCCCGCTGCACGACGCACTCGCACACGGATTCACCAGCGTCGAGGCGGACGTCTTCCTCGTCGACGGCGAACTGCTCGTCGCCCACGAGGCCGAGAGCCTCGACCCCGCACGCACCCTCGTCTCGCTCTACCTCGACCCCCTGCTCGCCAGGGTCCGCGCCAACCACGGTTCCGTCCACGCCGGACACCCCGACCCGCTGCAACTGCTGATCGACATCAAGACCGACGGCGCCGCCACCTACCTCGCACTCGACCAGGTACTCCACCGCTACCGCCACATCCTCACCCGGTCCGTCCACGGGAGGATCCGTACCGGCGCCGTCACCCCCGTCATCTCCGGAGACCGGGCCGCCCGCGCCCCGATGGAGGCGCAGACCACCCGGTACGCCTTCTACGACGGCCGGCCGGAGGACCTCGGCACCGCCGCTCCCGCCTCCTTCATCCCGCTCATCAGCGGGAACTGGACCACGAGCTTCGCCTGGCAGGGGACCGGGCCCTTCCCGGCCGCCGAACGCACCAGACTGCGCACCTTCGTGTCCGCGGCCCACGCGAACGGACAACGGGTCCGCTTCTGGGCCACGCCCGACATCGCCGGTCCACCACGTGACGCCGTCTGGAGCGAACTCGTCGCCGCGGACGTCGACCACCTCAACACCGACGATCTGGCAGGTCTCGAGAGCTTCCTCCGCCGACGGTGA